In one window of Rhodoglobus vestalii DNA:
- a CDS encoding peptide deformylase, which yields MAVRAIRLFGDPVLRSACDPIMVGDPRATALIGDLMDTVQEPGRAGLAANQIGVGLRAFSYNIDGEIGYVINPVLAEVSGEPELVDEGCLSVPGFYFLRRRYPFARVTGVDLTGEAVELSGDGVMAQALQHETDHLDGHLYIEGLEPETKREAMRAIRAAPWY from the coding sequence ATGGCTGTTCGTGCGATTCGGCTTTTTGGCGATCCTGTACTCCGGTCCGCTTGCGACCCGATTATGGTCGGAGATCCGCGCGCCACGGCGCTTATCGGTGATCTCATGGACACCGTTCAGGAGCCCGGCCGGGCGGGATTAGCGGCCAATCAGATTGGCGTCGGTCTACGGGCTTTCAGCTATAACATTGATGGCGAAATTGGTTACGTCATCAATCCCGTCCTTGCAGAAGTATCCGGAGAACCGGAGCTTGTTGATGAGGGTTGCCTGTCGGTACCGGGGTTCTATTTTCTGCGTCGGCGATACCCCTTCGCTCGTGTAACCGGCGTTGATCTCACGGGCGAGGCGGTCGAGCTCAGCGGTGACGGTGTAATGGCTCAGGCGCTCCAGCATGAAACAGACCACCTTGATGGGCATCTCTACATTGAGGGCCTTGAGCCCGAGACTAAGCGCGAAGCTATGCGCGCCATCCGCGCAGCTCCGTGGTACTAA
- the pknB gene encoding Stk1 family PASTA domain-containing Ser/Thr kinase — protein sequence MVSANSTDPMIGRLLDGRYQIRSRIARGGMATVYLATDLRLERKVAIKIMHGHLADDSKFKERFVQEARSSARLAHPNVVNVFDQGQDSDMAYLVMEYLPGITLRDLLLEHRILTTEQTLDIMEAVLAGLAAAHKAGIVHRDLKPENVLLADDGRIKIGDFGLARAASTNTATGAALLGTIAYLSPELVTRGVADTRSDIYAVGIMMYEMLVGEQPFTGEQPMQIAYQHANDSVPSPSSANHRVPAELDDLVLWATAREPDDRPRDARALLDQLYQTHSSLMTALPPTASTAVQRTMVLPSAPAAESLGSTAETHIFGSELQQVAPPAPAQVSENTTTLSTQATKRKSRGWWLLALIVLLVGGAAGAGWYFGAGPGSQVTIPESIQSSTPEEARAILESLGLEVSDELGATSDPVVAVDLVANSTPEVGSAVPNGSTVTLLISTGPQPIAVPAFVGMTEQEARDAIAAAPFTLVEPVIKQFDPDIAAGLVIDALGADETSIVGLETYGELQNVALIISSGPLPDIACRTTDEASQILAGVGLNTAPGKEVFSDCEEGTVVGIDREVDGEGNGRTFREGDTATLIISRGPDLIQVPDVVGDRISDAINELESLEFVVTVQTDLPQGLWGTFAAEVLDQEPEAGEMLKRGSEVTIYGLRQD from the coding sequence ATGGTGAGTGCGAACAGTACGGATCCGATGATCGGGCGTCTTCTTGACGGTCGATATCAGATCCGATCGCGCATTGCCCGCGGCGGTATGGCGACGGTATACTTGGCAACCGATTTGCGGCTTGAACGCAAGGTCGCCATCAAGATCATGCACGGTCACCTCGCCGACGACAGTAAGTTCAAAGAGCGCTTCGTTCAAGAAGCACGGTCATCGGCACGGCTCGCGCATCCCAACGTTGTCAACGTCTTTGACCAGGGCCAAGACAGCGATATGGCCTATCTCGTCATGGAATATCTGCCGGGGATAACGCTGCGTGATCTGCTGCTCGAGCACCGCATCCTCACCACGGAGCAAACGCTCGACATCATGGAGGCTGTCCTCGCCGGCCTCGCTGCAGCGCACAAGGCAGGCATCGTTCACCGCGACCTTAAACCAGAAAATGTGCTGCTCGCGGATGACGGTCGTATCAAGATCGGCGACTTCGGGCTCGCCCGTGCCGCCAGTACAAACACCGCAACCGGAGCAGCACTACTCGGCACGATCGCGTACCTCTCTCCTGAACTCGTCACGCGGGGCGTCGCCGACACGCGCAGCGACATCTACGCCGTCGGAATAATGATGTACGAAATGCTCGTTGGCGAGCAGCCCTTCACTGGCGAACAGCCCATGCAGATCGCGTATCAACACGCAAACGATTCAGTTCCCAGCCCCAGCTCCGCGAACCATCGCGTGCCCGCCGAACTCGATGACCTCGTGTTATGGGCGACGGCGCGCGAACCGGATGATCGCCCACGCGATGCTCGGGCGCTGCTTGATCAGCTCTACCAAACGCACAGCTCGCTGATGACAGCGCTACCGCCGACAGCATCCACCGCAGTGCAGCGCACAATGGTCTTGCCCAGCGCACCCGCGGCAGAATCTTTAGGCTCCACTGCCGAAACTCATATCTTTGGTTCCGAACTGCAGCAGGTGGCTCCCCCCGCTCCCGCTCAGGTCTCAGAAAACACCACAACGCTCTCCACCCAAGCAACCAAGCGAAAGTCACGCGGGTGGTGGCTGCTCGCGCTCATCGTGCTACTGGTTGGTGGCGCAGCGGGCGCCGGTTGGTATTTTGGTGCTGGTCCCGGCTCCCAAGTGACGATTCCCGAAAGCATCCAGAGTTCCACTCCAGAAGAGGCACGAGCAATCTTGGAGTCGCTCGGACTCGAGGTCAGCGACGAGCTGGGCGCAACGTCCGATCCGGTAGTCGCCGTCGATCTAGTTGCCAACTCGACGCCCGAAGTTGGTTCTGCGGTGCCGAACGGCTCAACAGTCACGCTGCTGATCTCCACCGGTCCGCAACCCATTGCTGTGCCCGCCTTCGTCGGCATGACGGAACAAGAGGCGCGTGACGCGATAGCGGCAGCACCATTCACGCTCGTGGAACCGGTCATCAAGCAGTTCGACCCAGACATTGCTGCGGGGCTCGTGATCGATGCGCTCGGCGCCGACGAGACTTCGATCGTTGGTCTGGAGACCTATGGTGAGCTACAAAACGTCGCCCTCATCATCTCCTCTGGTCCCCTGCCAGACATCGCGTGCAGAACCACCGACGAGGCGTCGCAGATCCTCGCCGGTGTGGGGCTGAATACTGCACCCGGCAAGGAAGTATTCAGCGACTGTGAAGAGGGAACGGTGGTCGGAATCGACCGCGAGGTTGACGGCGAAGGAAACGGTCGCACCTTCCGCGAGGGTGACACCGCGACCCTGATCATCTCTCGCGGCCCCGACCTGATTCAGGTACCCGATGTTGTCGGGGACAGAATCTCGGACGCCATCAACGAACTTGAGTCACTGGAGTTCGTCGTGACCGTACAAACTGATCTTCCCCAGGGCTTGTGGGGAACGTTCGCGGCAGAGGTGCTCGACCAAGAACCCGAGGCAGGGGAAATGCTGAAGCGCGGCTCAGAAGTCACGATCTACGGACTGAGACAAGACTGA
- a CDS encoding AMP-dependent synthetase/ligase, with translation MKQFDVPALIEADPEANATDLLIDRVAATPNKALFSLPTADGGWSDVTSAEFLAQVKSVSKGLVAAGIHPGDKIGLMCKTRYEWTLIDFATWFAGAVLVPIYETSSPSQIQWNLADSGAIAIITETPEHFARFDEIRADVPDVAHAWQIDLGDIDKLSAAGTDVPEEEIERRRNIAKGSDLATLIYTSGTTGKPKGCILTHSNFVELCRNSQKAIPEVVNPESSTLLFITTAHIFARFISILCIHGGVKVGHQPDTKLLLPSMASFKPTFLLAVPRVFEKVYNSSEQKAEAGGKGKIFRKAADVAIAHSKAVDAGHVPLGLKIQFALFDRLVLSKIRAALGGRVEYAVSGSAPLGLRLGHFYRSLGLTILEGYGLTETTAPISVNKPSNFKIGKVGPPLPGVSVRIAEDGEIQAKGVCVFDGYWNNQEATDEVFDGEWFKTGDIGKFDEDGYLEITGRKKEIIVTSGGKNVAPAALEDPIRANPIIGQVIAVGEGRPFISALVTLDEEMLPVWLNNNGLDATWTLQQAGQHPAVLAEVQRAIDVGNARVSRAESIRKFHILDADLTEASGHLTPKMSIKRTVILADFADVIEGMYSNSPSTEGISLKH, from the coding sequence GTGAAACAGTTTGATGTACCAGCCCTCATTGAGGCCGACCCCGAAGCGAACGCCACCGATCTCCTGATCGATCGTGTTGCGGCTACACCAAACAAGGCGCTGTTCTCGCTACCTACCGCCGATGGCGGCTGGAGTGATGTCACCTCTGCCGAGTTCTTAGCTCAGGTGAAGTCTGTCTCCAAAGGATTGGTCGCGGCCGGCATTCACCCCGGCGATAAAATCGGGTTGATGTGCAAGACCCGCTACGAGTGGACGCTCATCGACTTCGCGACCTGGTTTGCCGGCGCAGTGCTCGTTCCCATCTATGAGACCAGTTCCCCCTCGCAAATCCAGTGGAATCTCGCTGACTCGGGTGCTATCGCCATCATCACGGAGACGCCTGAACATTTCGCACGCTTTGATGAGATTCGCGCGGATGTTCCCGATGTTGCGCACGCGTGGCAGATCGACCTCGGCGACATCGACAAGCTCTCCGCCGCAGGAACCGATGTTCCCGAAGAAGAAATTGAACGCCGTCGCAACATCGCGAAGGGTTCTGACCTCGCAACCCTCATTTACACCTCGGGGACCACCGGCAAGCCCAAGGGCTGCATCTTGACGCACTCCAACTTCGTAGAGCTCTGCCGCAACTCGCAGAAGGCTATTCCCGAGGTTGTTAACCCCGAGTCGAGCACGCTGCTGTTTATTACAACAGCTCACATCTTTGCGCGCTTCATTTCGATTCTGTGCATCCACGGTGGAGTGAAAGTCGGCCACCAGCCCGATACCAAACTGCTGCTGCCCTCAATGGCGTCGTTCAAGCCGACGTTCCTCTTGGCTGTGCCTCGCGTGTTCGAGAAGGTGTACAACTCATCAGAGCAGAAAGCGGAAGCTGGCGGAAAAGGCAAAATCTTCCGCAAGGCCGCCGACGTGGCAATCGCGCACTCCAAGGCAGTGGATGCTGGGCACGTCCCGCTTGGTCTCAAGATTCAGTTCGCACTCTTTGATCGACTTGTTCTTTCGAAGATTCGTGCAGCCCTGGGAGGGCGAGTCGAGTACGCCGTGTCAGGCTCCGCGCCGCTGGGTCTGCGTCTTGGACACTTCTATCGCAGCCTGGGACTGACGATTCTCGAAGGCTACGGTCTCACCGAAACCACTGCACCAATCTCGGTGAACAAACCATCCAACTTCAAAATCGGCAAGGTCGGTCCCCCACTCCCGGGCGTCTCCGTTCGAATTGCAGAAGATGGCGAGATTCAAGCCAAGGGCGTCTGCGTATTCGACGGCTACTGGAACAACCAAGAAGCCACCGATGAAGTATTTGACGGCGAATGGTTCAAGACCGGCGACATCGGCAAATTCGATGAAGACGGCTACCTCGAGATCACCGGCCGCAAAAAAGAGATCATCGTTACGTCCGGCGGCAAAAACGTCGCCCCCGCCGCGCTCGAAGATCCGATCCGCGCTAACCCGATCATCGGCCAAGTCATTGCCGTAGGAGAGGGGCGCCCATTCATTTCGGCGCTCGTCACCCTGGACGAGGAGATGCTTCCCGTCTGGCTAAATAACAATGGTCTCGATGCAACCTGGACGTTGCAGCAGGCCGGCCAACACCCGGCAGTGCTTGCCGAAGTGCAGCGAGCGATCGATGTCGGCAACGCCCGAGTCTCGCGTGCGGAGTCGATTCGTAAGTTCCATATCCTCGACGCCGACCTCACAGAAGCCAGTGGGCACCTCACGCCAAAGATGAGCATCAAGCGCACGGTGATTCTGGCCGATTTTGCCGACGTCATTGAGGGCATGTACTCAAACTCTCCGTCGACTGAAGGAATCTCGCTGAAGCACTAA
- a CDS encoding class II 3-deoxy-7-phosphoheptulonate synthase, with product MVDPSEPVVLADPAVIAGLDNWRTLPIKQQPSWLDADAVGEASSKIASLPPLVFAGEVDRLRTRLARAAQGEAFLLQGGDCAETFAGATAQKISDRVKTILQMAVVLTYGASKPIVKMGRMAGQFAKPRSSDFETRGDVTLPAYRGDIVNGFDFTPESRAADPARLVEGYHTAASTLNLIRAFTQGGFADLRQVHSWNRGFAANPANRQYESLAKEIDKAVRFMEAAGADFDELKRTEFYSSHEGLLMDYERPMTRIDSRTGTPYNTSAHFLWIGERTRDLDGAHIDYFSRLRNPIGVKLGPTTTPETMKQLIEKLDPEREPGRLTFITRMGAGKVRDALPPLLEAIKEVDATPLWVTDPMHGNGLTTPTGYKTRRFDDVVDEVKGFFEAHSAAGTYPGGIHIELTGDDVTECLGGSEQIDEATLATRYESLCDPRLNHMQSLELAFLVAEELRSF from the coding sequence GTGGTCGACCCGTCAGAACCCGTGGTACTTGCCGATCCAGCCGTGATTGCCGGTTTAGACAACTGGCGCACGCTTCCCATCAAGCAGCAACCGAGCTGGTTGGATGCCGATGCTGTCGGTGAGGCGTCAAGCAAGATCGCTTCTCTTCCGCCGCTGGTATTCGCCGGTGAGGTTGATCGCCTGCGCACGCGTCTGGCGCGTGCAGCTCAGGGCGAAGCATTCCTGTTGCAGGGCGGCGACTGTGCCGAAACTTTCGCTGGGGCCACGGCTCAGAAGATCAGCGATCGCGTTAAAACAATCCTGCAAATGGCCGTTGTGCTTACGTACGGAGCCTCGAAGCCGATCGTCAAGATGGGCCGCATGGCAGGCCAGTTTGCCAAACCCCGCTCCAGCGATTTTGAGACGCGGGGAGACGTCACCCTCCCGGCCTACCGCGGCGACATCGTCAACGGGTTTGACTTCACACCGGAGTCACGCGCTGCTGATCCCGCACGCCTGGTTGAGGGATACCACACGGCGGCATCCACCCTGAATCTTATTCGGGCGTTCACGCAGGGTGGTTTTGCGGACCTCCGCCAAGTGCATTCATGGAACAGGGGATTTGCGGCGAACCCCGCAAATCGTCAGTACGAGAGTCTTGCCAAGGAAATTGACAAGGCGGTGCGTTTCATGGAGGCGGCCGGCGCTGACTTCGATGAGCTCAAGCGCACCGAATTCTACTCGAGCCATGAAGGCTTGCTGATGGACTACGAGCGGCCGATGACGCGCATTGATTCGCGCACAGGAACGCCCTACAACACGAGCGCGCACTTTTTGTGGATCGGGGAGCGCACTCGCGACCTCGATGGTGCTCACATCGACTACTTCTCTCGTCTGCGCAACCCCATTGGTGTGAAGCTCGGCCCAACGACCACCCCCGAGACGATGAAACAACTCATTGAAAAGCTCGACCCTGAACGGGAGCCCGGTCGACTCACGTTCATTACGCGCATGGGTGCCGGCAAGGTGCGCGACGCCCTTCCACCGCTTCTTGAAGCGATTAAAGAAGTGGATGCCACACCGCTGTGGGTAACGGACCCCATGCACGGAAACGGTCTCACTACGCCCACCGGATACAAGACGCGCCGGTTCGATGACGTGGTTGATGAAGTTAAGGGATTCTTCGAGGCACACAGCGCAGCGGGAACGTACCCCGGCGGCATCCACATCGAGCTCACCGGCGACGATGTCACCGAGTGCTTAGGCGGTTCGGAGCAGATTGATGAGGCCACACTGGCTACGCGTTACGAGTCGCTGTGCGACCCACGCCTCAACCACATGCAATCGCTGGAGTTAGCGTTTCTCGTCGCCGAGGAACTCCGCTCTTTTTAG
- a CDS encoding MinD/ParA family ATP-binding protein, translated as MSTERDESDVQSSADDENFTADYDSKESTVEVAPSSESVTFTLSLPTQVRATPEHEAAVSIDDVAVTAHHVDPAALATTSFAFAPAAIATTPTEAASGAAPIPELPPVDRPTTRRGRQRIDVRPAPETATMLTAERLINQGKKNRRPAPEGFLQQILYALTFHLVNVGDSYSVRERKALEARITKTFSGGTRFVPVLTRKGGVGKTTITALLGMALADTREDRIIAIDANPDRGTLAERIDKQTRATVRDVVMRSESLHTFSEFQTVVSRDETRLDVLASDTDPHVSEAFDENDYNIVADMAERFYSVAITDCGTGIVHSVMRATLQRADSIVIVSGGSVDEARLASETLTWLESNGHADLVKNAVVALNTATQGTNLVKLEEIEAHFKSRVREVVRVPYDASLATGSVVHYRDLNKITKNAARELAAVVMDGLDEVRTD; from the coding sequence GTGTCTACTGAGCGTGATGAATCTGATGTGCAGTCGTCTGCTGACGACGAAAATTTTACTGCCGATTACGACTCGAAGGAGTCGACGGTTGAAGTGGCACCAAGCAGCGAAAGCGTCACTTTTACGCTTTCTTTACCGACGCAGGTTCGGGCGACTCCAGAGCACGAGGCTGCCGTCTCGATCGATGATGTTGCGGTAACCGCACACCACGTGGATCCGGCTGCATTGGCCACAACGTCTTTTGCTTTTGCGCCGGCAGCGATTGCCACCACTCCGACTGAAGCTGCCTCCGGGGCTGCCCCTATTCCTGAGCTCCCACCGGTCGACCGTCCGACGACTCGTCGCGGTCGCCAGCGCATCGACGTCCGTCCCGCGCCGGAGACTGCGACGATGCTCACTGCCGAGCGTCTCATCAACCAGGGCAAGAAGAATCGCCGACCTGCACCAGAAGGCTTCCTCCAACAGATTCTTTATGCGCTGACGTTCCACTTGGTCAATGTGGGCGACTCATATTCTGTGCGCGAACGCAAAGCGCTGGAGGCGCGCATTACTAAGACGTTCTCGGGTGGCACCCGATTCGTCCCGGTGCTCACGCGCAAGGGTGGTGTCGGTAAGACGACAATCACGGCCCTGCTGGGTATGGCATTGGCGGACACTCGCGAAGACCGAATTATTGCCATCGACGCTAACCCCGACCGCGGAACGCTCGCCGAGCGCATCGATAAGCAGACTCGTGCAACGGTGCGCGATGTTGTGATGCGTTCGGAGTCGCTTCATACGTTCAGCGAGTTCCAGACCGTTGTGTCGCGCGATGAAACCCGACTTGACGTTCTAGCGTCAGACACAGATCCGCACGTTTCTGAGGCTTTTGACGAGAACGATTACAACATCGTTGCCGACATGGCGGAACGGTTTTACTCTGTTGCAATCACCGACTGTGGCACCGGAATCGTGCACTCGGTGATGCGTGCCACGCTCCAGCGAGCGGATTCGATTGTCATCGTTTCTGGCGGCAGTGTCGATGAGGCAAGGCTGGCATCCGAGACTCTCACCTGGCTTGAGTCCAATGGTCACGCAGATCTCGTCAAGAATGCTGTTGTTGCGCTCAACACGGCAACTCAGGGCACCAATCTGGTCAAACTCGAAGAGATCGAGGCGCACTTTAAATCGCGTGTGCGCGAGGTCGTTCGCGTTCCGTACGACGCGAGTCTTGCTACTGGCTCGGTGGTGCACTACCGCGACCTCAACAAGATCACCAAGAATGCTGCACGCGAACTCGCAGCAGTGGTCATGGATGGCCTTGACGAGGTTCGGACCGACTGA
- a CDS encoding lysophospholipid acyltransferase family protein, with the protein MFYWFMKNLVAGPILKTVFRPWVSGLENLPRKGGVILASNHLSFIDSVFLPLVMDRRIFFLAKSDYFTGRGIRGWLSRAFFNGTGMLPIDRSGGKASEASLNTGLAVLARGEVLGIYPEGTRSPDGKMYRGRTGVARMILEGHVPVVPVAMIDTEKVMPIGTKIPRMGRIGIVFGEPLDFSRFEGMEGDRFILRSITDEIMYELNRISGQEYVDVYATSVKERAAPARRAQ; encoded by the coding sequence ATGTTCTATTGGTTCATGAAGAATCTGGTCGCTGGCCCCATTCTCAAAACGGTTTTTCGGCCGTGGGTTTCCGGCCTCGAGAACCTGCCACGTAAGGGTGGAGTAATTCTCGCAAGTAACCACCTGTCTTTTATTGACTCAGTGTTCCTACCCTTGGTCATGGATCGACGTATTTTCTTCCTAGCTAAGAGCGACTATTTCACTGGTCGGGGTATTCGTGGCTGGTTGTCGCGTGCCTTCTTCAATGGCACGGGGATGCTTCCGATCGATCGGTCGGGCGGTAAAGCTTCGGAAGCCTCGCTGAATACGGGCCTAGCAGTTCTCGCGCGCGGCGAGGTTCTCGGTATTTATCCCGAAGGCACGAGAAGTCCCGACGGAAAGATGTACCGGGGCCGCACGGGCGTTGCGCGCATGATCCTTGAGGGGCACGTTCCGGTTGTTCCGGTTGCGATGATTGACACCGAGAAGGTGATGCCGATTGGCACCAAGATCCCTCGGATGGGTCGAATTGGAATTGTCTTTGGTGAACCTCTCGACTTCAGCCGTTTTGAGGGCATGGAAGGTGACCGTTTCATCCTGCGGTCAATCACTGACGAAATCATGTATGAGCTCAACCGCATAAGCGGACAGGAGTATGTGGATGTCTACGCGACATCGGTCAAGGAGCGTGCGGCTCCAGCCCGTCGTGCTCAGTGA